The following proteins are encoded in a genomic region of Heliangelus exortis chromosome 7, bHelExo1.hap1, whole genome shotgun sequence:
- the SEMA4G gene encoding semaphorin-4G isoform X6 — protein MSRGTAHLLTALFMAAAGAMGYPSRRSATDLDATPRTTVTFEELSGIRRFSVHTLNYSTLLLEDSRGILYVGARGAIFALNSSDVADGSHRTIHWEASPEKQMDCLQKGKNNKTECFNHVRFLQRLNSTHLYACGTYAFHPLCAAIDADRFMLPSHFEEGKEKCPYDPARGYTGLIVDGGLYTATRYEFRSLPDIRRNLHQRPLKTEESPLHWLNDAEFVSSVLVQESKDSPVGDDDKIYYFFTERAGEETTSFFDKSQMARVARVARVCKSDVGGKKILQRKWTSFMKARLVCYIPYYEVLRSVCNLDGGGWASTVFYAAFTLSAQWRTMEASAVCRYSISAVQRAFEGPYMEFQDSARKWSRYDGAVPEPRPGSCITDHSRRKGYNSSQDLPNSVLDFVKLHPLMFEEVKPTSGEPLVVKKNVAYSQLAVDRVRALNGHSYDVLFMGTGDGWIHKAVVVGSGIHIMEEVQVFREPQPVESLVISQAQRSLYVGAASGVLQVPLASCARYVTCYDCILARDPYCAWDGRACCAIATAEDSSGLVQDIESGNQGCRSSSGRGFLPWKNRTVLQGDDVLLPCDQRSNLARAIWLLNGTEVPGTGQDRLRVGVDGLLVTDTLPQHSGQYRCYGEERGLRMLLAAYSLTVLPELPLSPTAAPPPHAASQAGGDVKVAYISVIVALVVLCGVLSTILLYMSCLEKRKGKYVLGEPRPASVELQTISANCLRKGRWEEEEEEEEELTYPDGCLRIIPGEAPTAATSPVKELPAAVPPLPPPPPLPAELTNGVGALPNVLRKMNGNSYMLLQQQEEPLASPLYSASFTEELSKILEKRKHTQLVEKLDESSV, from the exons ATGAGTAGAGGCACAGCCCATCTCCTGACAGCTCTCTtcatggcagcagcaggagccatgGGCTACCCATCCCGGCGGTCTGCCACTGACCTGGATGCCACCCCCAGGACAACAGTCACTTTTGAAG agctgtcaggCATCCGGCGCTTCAGTGTGCACACCCTCAACTacagcaccctgctgctggaggacagCCGGGGCATTCTCTACGTGGGTGCCAGGGGAGCCATCTTCGCCCTCAACTCCAGCGACGTGGCTGATGGCTCCCACCGCACG ATCCACTGGGAAGCCTCCCCAGAGAAACAGATGGACTGCCTGCAGAAGGGCAAAAACAACAAG ACCGAGTGCTTCAACCATGTGCGGTTTCTGCAGAGACTGAACAGCACCCACCTCTACGCCTGCGGCACCTACGCTTTCCACCCTCTCTGCGCTGCCATT GATGCTGACAGGTTCATGTTGCCGTCCCACtttgaggaagggaaggagaagtgCCCATACGACCCTGCCCGTGGCTACACTGGCCTCATTGTGG aTGGTGGCTTGTACACGGCCACGCGCTACGAGTTTCGGAGCCTCCCTGACATCCGGAGAAACCTGCACCAGCGGCCACTGAAGACGGAGGAGTCCCCACTGCACTGGCTGAACG ATGCTGAATTCGTGTCCTCCGTGCTGGTCCAAGAGAGCAAGGACAGCCCTGTGGGTGATGATGACAAAATCTACTATTTCTTCACGGAGCGGGCGGGTGAGGAGACCACGTCCTTCTTTGACAAGAGCCAGATGGCCCGGGTTGCCCGGGTCGCCCGTGTCTGCAAG AGCGATGTGGGGGGTAAGAAGATCCTGCAGCGCAAGTGGACGTCATTCATGAAGGCGCGCCTGGTCTGCTACATCCCCTACTACGAGGTGCTGCGCAGTGTCTGCAACCTGGATGGGGGTGGCTGGGCCAGCACTGTCTTCTATGCTGCCTTCACCCTCTCAGCACAGTG gaggaCCATGGAGGCATCGGCCGTGTGCCGCTACAGCATCTCAGCGGTGCAGCGTGCCTTTGAGGGCCCCTACATGGAGTTCCAGGACTCAGCCCGCAAGTGGTCCCGCTATGATGGTGCGGTGCCTGAACCCCGTCCTGGCTCT TGCATCACGGACCACTCCCGCAGGAAGGGCTACAACTCCTCACAGGACCTGCCCAACAGCGTCCTGGACTTTGTCAAGCTGCACCCGCTGATGTTTGAGGAGGTGAAGCCCACCAGTGGGGAGCCGCTGGTGGTGAAGAAGAATGTGGCATACAGCCAGCTGGCTGTGGACAGGGTGCGGGCCCTCAATGGCCACTCCTATGATGTTCTCTTCATGGGGACAG gggATGGCTGGATCCACAAGGCTGTGGTGGTGGGCTCTGGCATCCACATCATGGAGGAGGTGCAAGTCTTCAGGGAGCCACAGCCTGTGGAGAGCCTGGTGATCTCCCAGGCCCAG AGGAGCCTGTACGTGGGGGCAGCCAGTGGGGTCCTGCAGGTGCCTCTGGCCTCCTGTGCCAGGTACGTCACCTGCTATGACTGCATCCTCGCCCGGGACCCCTACTGCGCCTGGGACGGCAGGGCCTGCTGTGCCATCGCCACTGCTGAGGACAG ctcagggctggtgCAGGACATAGAGAGTGGCAACCAGGGATGCCGGAGCAGCTCTGGGCGGG GCTTCCTGCCTTGGAAGAACAGGACGGTGCTGCAGGGGGATGatgtgctgctgccctgtgacCAGCGCTCCAACCTGGCACGAGCCATCTGGCTACTGAATGGCACTGAGGTGCCAGGCACCGGGCAGGACAGGCTGCGTGTGGGGGTGGATGGGCTGCTGGTGACAGACACGCTGCCCCAGCACAGTGGGCAGTACCGCTGCTACGGGGAGGAGCGGGGTCTGCggatgctgctggctgcctACAGCCTCACCGTGCTGCCTGAGCTGCCCCTCAGCCCTACGGCCGCCCCACCGCCTCACGCTGCCAGCCAGGCAGGTGGCGATGTGAAGGTGGCTTACATCTCTGTCATCGTCgccttggtggtgctgtgtggcGTGCTCAGCACCATCCTCCTCTACATGTCCTGCCTGGAGAAGCGCAAGGGCAAGTATGTCCTCGGGGAGCCGCGGCCAGCCAGCGTGGAGCTGCAGACCATCTCAGCCAACTGCCTGCGCAAGGGCcgctgggaggaggaggaggaggaggaggaagagctcaCCTACCCTGATGGCTGCCTGCGAATCATCCCCGGTGAGGCGCCCACGGCTGCCACCTCCCCGGTCAAGGAGCTGCCAGCCGCTGTGCCCCCGCTGCCGCCACCGCCGCCACTGCCAGCTGAGCTCACCAACGGCGTGGGAGCTCTGCCCAACGTCCTTCGCAAGATGAACGGCAACAGCTacatgctgctgcagcagcaggaggagccgCTGGCCTCGCCCCTCTACAGTGCATCCTTCACCGAGGAGCTCAGCAAGATCCTGGAGAAGCGGAAACACACGCAGCTGGTGGAGAAGCTGGACGAGAGCTCCGTGTAG
- the SEMA4G gene encoding semaphorin-4G isoform X5, whose amino-acid sequence MSRGTAHLLTALFMAAAGAMGYPSRRSATDLDATPRTTVTFEELSGIRRFSVHTLNYSTLLLEDSRGILYVGARGAIFALNSSDVADGSHRTIHWEASPEKQMDCLQKGKNNKTECFNHVRFLQRLNSTHLYACGTYAFHPLCAAIDADRFMLPSHFEEGKEKCPYDPARGYTGLIVDGGLYTATRYEFRSLPDIRRNLHQRPLKTEESPLHWLNDAEFVSSVLVQESKDSPVGDDDKIYYFFTERAGEETTSFFDKSQMARVARVARVCKSDVGGKKILQRKWTSFMKARLVCYIPYYEVLRSVCNLDGGGWASTVFYAAFTLSAQWRTMEASAVCRYSISAVQRAFEGPYMEFQDSARKWSRYDGAVPEPRPGSCITDHSRRKGYNSSQDLPNSVLDFVKLHPLMFEEVKPTSGEPLVVKKNVAYSQLAVDRVRALNGHSYDVLFMGTGDGWIHKAVVVGSGIHIMEEVQVFREPQPVESLVISQAQRSLYVGAASGVLQVPLASCARYVTCYDCILARDPYCAWDGRACCAIATAEDSSGLVQDIESGNQGCRSSSGRGESMLPLGMARDTVAPPGGWEGCEAVHIPTGFLPWKNRTVLQGDDVLLPCDQRSNLARAIWLLNGTEVPGTGQDRLRVGVDGLLVTDTLPQHSGQYRCYGEERGLRMLLAAYSLTVLPELPLSPTAAPPPHAASQAGGDVKVAYISVIVALVVLCGVLSTILLYMSCLEKRKGKYVLGEPRPASVELQTISANCLRKGRWEEEEEEEEELTYPDGCLRIIPGEAPTAATSPVKELPAAVPPLPPPPPLPAELTNGVGALPNVLRKMNGNSYMLLQQQEEPLASPLYSASFTEELSKILEKRKHTQLVEKLDESSV is encoded by the exons ATGAGTAGAGGCACAGCCCATCTCCTGACAGCTCTCTtcatggcagcagcaggagccatgGGCTACCCATCCCGGCGGTCTGCCACTGACCTGGATGCCACCCCCAGGACAACAGTCACTTTTGAAG agctgtcaggCATCCGGCGCTTCAGTGTGCACACCCTCAACTacagcaccctgctgctggaggacagCCGGGGCATTCTCTACGTGGGTGCCAGGGGAGCCATCTTCGCCCTCAACTCCAGCGACGTGGCTGATGGCTCCCACCGCACG ATCCACTGGGAAGCCTCCCCAGAGAAACAGATGGACTGCCTGCAGAAGGGCAAAAACAACAAG ACCGAGTGCTTCAACCATGTGCGGTTTCTGCAGAGACTGAACAGCACCCACCTCTACGCCTGCGGCACCTACGCTTTCCACCCTCTCTGCGCTGCCATT GATGCTGACAGGTTCATGTTGCCGTCCCACtttgaggaagggaaggagaagtgCCCATACGACCCTGCCCGTGGCTACACTGGCCTCATTGTGG aTGGTGGCTTGTACACGGCCACGCGCTACGAGTTTCGGAGCCTCCCTGACATCCGGAGAAACCTGCACCAGCGGCCACTGAAGACGGAGGAGTCCCCACTGCACTGGCTGAACG ATGCTGAATTCGTGTCCTCCGTGCTGGTCCAAGAGAGCAAGGACAGCCCTGTGGGTGATGATGACAAAATCTACTATTTCTTCACGGAGCGGGCGGGTGAGGAGACCACGTCCTTCTTTGACAAGAGCCAGATGGCCCGGGTTGCCCGGGTCGCCCGTGTCTGCAAG AGCGATGTGGGGGGTAAGAAGATCCTGCAGCGCAAGTGGACGTCATTCATGAAGGCGCGCCTGGTCTGCTACATCCCCTACTACGAGGTGCTGCGCAGTGTCTGCAACCTGGATGGGGGTGGCTGGGCCAGCACTGTCTTCTATGCTGCCTTCACCCTCTCAGCACAGTG gaggaCCATGGAGGCATCGGCCGTGTGCCGCTACAGCATCTCAGCGGTGCAGCGTGCCTTTGAGGGCCCCTACATGGAGTTCCAGGACTCAGCCCGCAAGTGGTCCCGCTATGATGGTGCGGTGCCTGAACCCCGTCCTGGCTCT TGCATCACGGACCACTCCCGCAGGAAGGGCTACAACTCCTCACAGGACCTGCCCAACAGCGTCCTGGACTTTGTCAAGCTGCACCCGCTGATGTTTGAGGAGGTGAAGCCCACCAGTGGGGAGCCGCTGGTGGTGAAGAAGAATGTGGCATACAGCCAGCTGGCTGTGGACAGGGTGCGGGCCCTCAATGGCCACTCCTATGATGTTCTCTTCATGGGGACAG gggATGGCTGGATCCACAAGGCTGTGGTGGTGGGCTCTGGCATCCACATCATGGAGGAGGTGCAAGTCTTCAGGGAGCCACAGCCTGTGGAGAGCCTGGTGATCTCCCAGGCCCAG AGGAGCCTGTACGTGGGGGCAGCCAGTGGGGTCCTGCAGGTGCCTCTGGCCTCCTGTGCCAGGTACGTCACCTGCTATGACTGCATCCTCGCCCGGGACCCCTACTGCGCCTGGGACGGCAGGGCCTGCTGTGCCATCGCCACTGCTGAGGACAG ctcagggctggtgCAGGACATAGAGAGTGGCAACCAGGGATGCCGGAGCAGCTCTGGGCGGGGTGAGTCCATGCTGCCCCTCGGGATGGCGAGGGATACTGTTGCCCCTCCAGGTGGCTGGGAGGGGTGTGAGGCAGTGCATATCCCCACAGGCTTCCTGCCTTGGAAGAACAGGACGGTGCTGCAGGGGGATGatgtgctgctgccctgtgacCAGCGCTCCAACCTGGCACGAGCCATCTGGCTACTGAATGGCACTGAGGTGCCAGGCACCGGGCAGGACAGGCTGCGTGTGGGGGTGGATGGGCTGCTGGTGACAGACACGCTGCCCCAGCACAGTGGGCAGTACCGCTGCTACGGGGAGGAGCGGGGTCTGCggatgctgctggctgcctACAGCCTCACCGTGCTGCCTGAGCTGCCCCTCAGCCCTACGGCCGCCCCACCGCCTCACGCTGCCAGCCAGGCAGGTGGCGATGTGAAGGTGGCTTACATCTCTGTCATCGTCgccttggtggtgctgtgtggcGTGCTCAGCACCATCCTCCTCTACATGTCCTGCCTGGAGAAGCGCAAGGGCAAGTATGTCCTCGGGGAGCCGCGGCCAGCCAGCGTGGAGCTGCAGACCATCTCAGCCAACTGCCTGCGCAAGGGCcgctgggaggaggaggaggaggaggaggaagagctcaCCTACCCTGATGGCTGCCTGCGAATCATCCCCGGTGAGGCGCCCACGGCTGCCACCTCCCCGGTCAAGGAGCTGCCAGCCGCTGTGCCCCCGCTGCCGCCACCGCCGCCACTGCCAGCTGAGCTCACCAACGGCGTGGGAGCTCTGCCCAACGTCCTTCGCAAGATGAACGGCAACAGCTacatgctgctgcagcagcaggaggagccgCTGGCCTCGCCCCTCTACAGTGCATCCTTCACCGAGGAGCTCAGCAAGATCCTGGAGAAGCGGAAACACACGCAGCTGGTGGAGAAGCTGGACGAGAGCTCCGTGTAG